A single region of the Synechococcus sp. HK05 genome encodes:
- a CDS encoding AbrB family transcriptional regulator produces the protein MLTGSDLLAKVKELGDVSKSDLVRSCGYVSTKKDGGERLNFTAFYEALLEAKGLSLGSDGVGRGKGGRKLSYTATVQGNGNLLIGKAYTAMLDLKPGDEFEIKLGRKQIKLIPSGGADEEE, from the coding sequence ATGCTCACCGGTTCTGATCTGCTTGCCAAAGTCAAGGAGCTGGGCGATGTCTCCAAATCCGATCTGGTGCGCAGCTGCGGCTATGTGAGCACCAAGAAGGATGGCGGCGAGCGCCTGAACTTCACCGCCTTCTATGAAGCCCTACTCGAGGCCAAGGGTCTCAGCCTCGGTAGCGATGGCGTGGGCCGGGGCAAAGGTGGCCGCAAGCTCAGCTACACCGCCACCGTGCAGGGCAACGGCAATCTGTTGATCGGCAAGGCCTACACCGCCATGCTCGATCTCAAGCCGGGTGATGAGTTCGAGATCAAGCTCGGCCGCAAGCAGATCAAGCTGATCCCCTCTGGCGGGGCTGACGAAGAGGAGTGA
- a CDS encoding lysozyme, translating to MPLTPEGWTLLKTWEGCHLSAYPDPASGGAPWTIGYGHTRPDVVPGLTITQQQADLWLQKDVVHAASVVERLLPGVALLPRQRDALISFCFNVGAGALERSTLRKRLLAGEAPAVVIAQELPRWCKGPNGPVEGLKRRRAAEVAHAESGSTSSPSGEPETTQREQSTTPIQLLDAVRHHQGLPHQLEAWQLLQRGLTSEQLGAFAETFRRSPAPQSSKGAEGTETAHDGLIQLPVPYLSQSDSVTGQGSRMCFASTCAMAASFLRPGCLNGSGQLDDQFLALVQRYGDTTNADAQVAALQSLSIQARFRTDGAIDDLIHQLEFGIPCPVGWLHKGPASSPTGGGHWSLVIGWDPATRQLLMHDPIGEADLVNGGYVNTAIGSGQALRYSERNWGRRWQVEGPGSGWWIELSPAN from the coding sequence ATGCCACTCACCCCCGAGGGCTGGACCCTGCTCAAAACCTGGGAGGGCTGCCACCTGAGCGCCTATCCCGATCCCGCCAGCGGCGGTGCTCCCTGGACCATTGGATACGGGCACACCAGGCCCGATGTTGTTCCTGGCCTGACGATTACGCAGCAACAGGCCGACCTCTGGCTGCAAAAGGATGTGGTCCATGCCGCCAGCGTCGTGGAGCGGCTCCTACCTGGTGTGGCGCTGCTGCCTCGCCAGCGCGATGCCCTGATCAGCTTCTGTTTCAACGTGGGGGCGGGGGCGTTGGAGCGCTCCACCCTGCGCAAGCGGCTATTGGCCGGAGAGGCACCAGCGGTGGTGATCGCCCAGGAGTTGCCCCGTTGGTGCAAGGGACCGAATGGCCCGGTGGAAGGACTCAAGCGCCGCAGGGCTGCGGAGGTGGCTCACGCTGAAAGCGGTAGTACGTCGTCTCCGTCTGGTGAACCTGAGACAACGCAGCGGGAGCAATCCACCACGCCCATACAACTGCTCGACGCCGTGCGTCATCACCAAGGCCTGCCCCACCAGCTGGAAGCCTGGCAACTGCTCCAGCGCGGCCTTACGTCTGAGCAGCTGGGTGCCTTCGCAGAGACGTTCCGCAGGTCACCCGCGCCCCAGAGCAGTAAGGGAGCGGAAGGCACGGAAACCGCCCATGACGGTCTGATCCAGCTCCCCGTTCCCTACCTGAGCCAGAGCGACAGCGTCACCGGCCAGGGCAGCCGGATGTGTTTTGCCTCCACCTGCGCGATGGCGGCATCCTTCCTCAGGCCAGGCTGCCTCAACGGTTCCGGTCAGCTGGATGATCAATTCCTGGCGCTGGTTCAGCGCTATGGCGACACCACCAATGCCGATGCTCAAGTAGCTGCGCTGCAGAGCCTCAGTATTCAGGCCCGCTTCCGCACCGATGGCGCCATCGATGACCTGATCCATCAACTGGAGTTCGGAATCCCCTGCCCCGTGGGTTGGCTCCACAAAGGTCCAGCCTCGTCACCTACAGGCGGCGGCCACTGGAGCCTGGTGATCGGCTGGGATCCAGCAACCCGCCAGCTGCTGATGCACGACCCCATTGGCGAAGCTGATCTGGTGAACGGTGGCTACGTGAACACGGCTATCGGCAGTGGCCAAGCCTTGCGTTATTCCGAGCGCAACTGGGGCCGGCGATGGCAAGTGGAGGGCCCGGGTAGCGGCTGGTGGATTGAACTCAGCCCGGCGAATTGA
- a CDS encoding type II toxin-antitoxin system HicB family antitoxin — MSYRIRLLETDEGWSVSCLDLPGCHSQGESRDEALHNIREAIQLWLEVEAEEAGVKTVETLELAV; from the coding sequence ATGTCGTACCGCATACGCCTGCTCGAGACCGACGAGGGTTGGTCGGTGAGCTGCCTGGATCTACCGGGGTGTCACTCCCAGGGTGAGTCGCGCGATGAGGCGCTGCACAACATCCGTGAGGCCATCCAGCTCTGGCTGGAGGTAGAAGCAGAGGAAGCTGGCGTGAAAACAGTGGAAACCTTGGAGTTGGCGGTCTGA
- a CDS encoding type II toxin-antitoxin system HicA family toxin, which translates to MPRLPGVSQKDAVRVFQKLGYRVVRESGHLIMSNGERRLVIPRHDPINAITMGAIARDAGLTPQQFPDLL; encoded by the coding sequence ATGCCGCGGCTGCCCGGGGTCAGTCAAAAAGATGCGGTCAGGGTCTTCCAGAAACTCGGCTACCGCGTTGTGCGCGAGTCGGGTCACCTGATCATGAGCAACGGAGAACGCCGACTGGTCATCCCACGCCATGACCCGATCAACGCCATCACCATGGGCGCAATCGCACGCGATGCAGGTTTGACCCCTCAGCAATTCCCCGATCTGCTCTGA
- a CDS encoding helix-turn-helix domain-containing protein — translation MTHTPHWSVQRQAADCLGVSERTLHRWRSAGLLKPGEHFRRKFPSPNSPLLYHLERCEEAMNHACARPWQQMERAPQCSRENLKQR, via the coding sequence ATGACCCACACCCCCCACTGGTCCGTGCAGCGACAGGCCGCAGATTGCCTGGGCGTGAGCGAGCGGACCCTGCACCGCTGGCGCTCCGCCGGCCTGCTCAAGCCGGGCGAGCACTTCCGCCGCAAGTTCCCCTCGCCCAACAGCCCGCTCCTGTATCACCTGGAGCGCTGCGAGGAAGCCATGAACCACGCCTGCGCGCGCCCCTGGCAGCAGATGGAGCGGGCTCCCCAGTGCTCCCGGGAAAACCTCAAACAGCGCTAA